A part of Gossypium hirsutum isolate 1008001.06 chromosome A07, Gossypium_hirsutum_v2.1, whole genome shotgun sequence genomic DNA contains:
- the LOC107953158 gene encoding bystin, whose amino-acid sequence MAKNKRERNQNPQPFLADDDSVASTKKHSKAPKHHQKQDKMISSGMSSKILKEALLQQKEIEEEASGGIAKSAFGSVEEEPNKHEEEEDIDDFVGFSETQSQFGNYEEEIDEDDEKLLEAFLSKDAGPQRRLADVIIQKIKENDANAASEKQPLPKLDDSLIDLYKGVGKFLNKYTTGKMPKAFKHIPSMQLWEDVLYLTQPENWSPNAMFQATRIFASNLGAKKAERFYRLVLLPRVRDDIRKNKRLHFGLYQSLKKALYKPAAFNKGILFPLCKSGTCNLREAVIVGSVLEKVSIPMLHSSVALMKLAEMEYCGTTSYFIKLLLEKKYALPYRVVDAVVAHFMRFLEDTRIMPVIWHQSLLAFVQRYKNEMLKEDKNNLRVLLETQKHKFVTPEIMRELDNSRNRGEKEDDPMLLASSVHVINKTIEEDRFDIPEVPMEED is encoded by the exons ATGGCGAAGAACAAAAGAGAGCGAAACCAAAATCCGCAGCCATTTTTAGCAGATGACGATTCCGTCGCCTCTACAAAGAAACACTCCAAAGCTCCCAAACACCACCAGAAGCAAGACAAA ATGATTTCGTCGGGGATGAGCTCGAAAATCTTGAAAGAAGCGCTTCTTCAACAGAAGGAAATAGAAGAAGAAGCGTCAGGAGGGATCGCTAAGAGTGCGTTCGGTTCGGTTGAAGAAGAACCTAACAAGCATGAGGAAGAAGAGGACATTGACGATTTTGTTGGCTTTTCTGAGACACAAAGTCAATTTGGCAACTATGAA GAGGAAATTGATGAGGATGATGAGAAATTGCTGGAGGCATTCTTATCAAAGGATGCTGGTCCACAAAGGAGACTTGCGGACGTTATAATTCAAAAGATCAAGGAGAATGATGCAAATGCTGCTTCAG AAAAACAACCTTTGCCTAAGTTGGATGACTCTCTTATTGATTTGTATAAGGG AGTTGGCAAGTTTCTGAACAAATACACAACTGGGAAAATGCCCAAAGCCTTTAAACACATTCCGTCAATGCAACTCTGGGAGGATGTTTTGTACTTGACTCAGCCTGAGAATTGGTCTCCAAATGCGATGTTTCAGGCTACAAGAATATTTGCTTCCAATTTGGGTGCTAAGAAGGCAGAGCGTTTTTATAGGCTAGTCTTGCTTCCACGTGTTAGAGATGATATTCGGAAGAATAAGCGACTTCATTTTGGCCTATATCAGTCTTTGAAGAAGGCTCTATACAAACCTGCTGCATTCAACAAGGGAATATTGTTTCCATTGTGTAAG TCAGGGACATGCAATCTCAGAGAGGCAGTTATCGTTGGGAGTGTTCTTGAAAAAGTCTCCATTCCTATGCTTCATTCAAG TGTTGCATTAATGAAGCTTGCGGAAATGGAATATTGTGGCACAACaag TTATTTCATAAAGCTTCTTTTGGAGAAGAAATATGCTCTGCCATATCGGGTTGTTGATGCTGTTGTTGCTCATTTTATGAGGTTTCTTGAGGATACAAGGATAATGCCAGTAATATGGCATCAGTCTCTTCTGGCATTTGTGCAACG GTACAAAAATGAAATGCTGAAGGAAGATAAAAATAACCTTAGAGTTCTACTTGAGACTCAAAAGCATAAATTT GTTACACCTGAAATAATGAGGGAGCTAGATAACAGCCGTAACCGAGGCGAGAAGGAGGATGATCCTATGCTATTAG CATCTTCTGTTCATGTGATCAATAAAACCATTGAGGAAGACAGGTTTGATATTCCTGAAGTACCCATGGAGGAGGATTGA